The genome window CCGATCCACTGACCTACCGCGAGCGCCAATGGCGACCGCCGCGGTCCTGGCCGCCACATTAGCGCTGTTCCTCCGCGCCGCCGCCGCAACGGCCGCGACGGCTGCGGCGGAGGCGGACCGGATCGGCAGGCTGCCTGGCCAGCCGCCGGTCAACTTCTCCATGTACTCCGGCTACGTCACCGTGGACGCGGCGGCGGGGCGGGCCCTCTTCTACTGGTTCATCGAGGCGGCCGGCGTGCCCGCGGAGTCCGCGCCGCTCGTGCTGTGGCTCAACGGCGGGCCCGGGTGCTCCTCCGTCGGCTACGGCGCGTCAGAGGAGCTCGGCGCCTTCCGGATCAACGCCGACGGCAGGACGCTCTACTTGAACCCCTACCCCTGGAATAAAGGTCCGATTTTGGTGCCTAGGCGCGCTCGCCTACTTTGATCTGTAGGTAGCGTGTTTGTCATGGGGATGATGATTGATGACTGACTGGTTGGGTTGCAGTGGCGAACATGCTGTTCTTGGACTCGCCGGCCGGCGTCGGCTACTCATACTCCAACTCCACCTCCGATCTGTACACTGCTGGTGACAACAAGACAGGTGAATTGGCAGAGTGGTTTAGACATTTGTCTAGTTCTAGGACTCTACATGTATTCATTATCCTGCTGCTGGCTGTTGTGATTCTTGCTCTTGCGAATTTTTCCGGCTAACGCTCTTCTGCAGCCCATGACTCGTACAATTTCTTGGTGAACTGGCTGGAGCGGTTCCCACAATACAAGCATCGCGATTTCTACATCACAGGAGAGAGCTACGCAGGTGAATTGCTGTCAAAACTGGCCAATTCACGATGGGGATTAAATTTTGCAGTTGTTAGCGTCACCTAGCAGTCACATTTACACTCCTGGATCCTAATTCGTCGCACTGGCTGTTTCAGGCCACTACGTGCCTCAGTTGTCTCAGCTAGTCTACCGGAACAACAAAGGCATCGAGAAGCCGATCCTAAACTTCAAAGGCTTCATGGTCAGAACTCAGATCTTTATGAATCTGTATCTTTTACTGATGTTCTGCTTGCTCATTTCTGTTGAAATGATAGGTTGGAAATGCGGTAATTGACGATTACCACGACTTCATCGGCACATTCGAGTACTTGTGGACGCACGGGCTGATCTCTGACGAAACCTACGAGAAGCTGCGGCTTGCCTGCCAGTTCGACGTATCTGAGCATGCGTCCAAGGAGTGCAACAAGGTCTTCGACATCGCCGAGGCCGAGGAAGGCAATATCGATGCGTACAGCATCTACACGCCGACTTGCAAGAAGACTTCACTCCACAAGCGCAGGCTAATCAGAGGAAGAACGGTATTACGGTAGTACACTTGCTTCGCTACCAACACACGACATTTCTTTGCTCTGAAACTGTAGCGCTTACTGTATTGTCCGCGCTTCTGAAAGTATAGTGCTTGTGAAGCATAAGAGTTCAAGTACCTCCTCCTGACACCACGCTTGGTTCAAATGTAGCCCTGGTTGCCCAGAGGGTACGATCCCTGCACGGAGAAGTACTCCACGAAGTACTACAACTTACCTGAGGTGCAGAGAGCTCTGCATGCCAATGTCACCGGAATACCGTATCCCTGGGTAACCTGCAGGTGTTTGTTCTGCTggttttttgtttgtttgtttgtcttGCTCTCATCACAAGTATGTATTTTCCTTTGATCGCCTCTTCCTTGTTAGTTGCACTAAACAACCACTGGTTCCTTGCAGTGACCCAGTGTATGATTTTTGGAAAGATTCACCGAGGTCCATGCTTCCTATCTACCGTGAACTCATCGCCGCGGGCATAAGGATATGGGTTTTCAGGTACGTTGAGTTTCTGTCAAGGACATGGTTTTGGGGCCCCCATTTGGAATGCGAGAATTTTTAGTTTTTCCAGTGAAAAATAAACTGATTCTTGTAAAATTCCTGCTGTGAAATTCCTGCGTGCAACAacaacaacacacacacacacacacaataaTTGAGCAGGCAATGTGTGTGGTTGTTCCTTTtagatatggattgtaatctcttGCATTGGGCAATTTGGCAGTGGCGACGCTGATTCCGTTGTCCCGCTCACCGCGACAAGGTACTCCATTGACGCCCTCTTTCTACCGACTATCACGAACTGGTATCCTTGGTACGACGACGAAGAGGTTAGTCAGTGCAGTGGCACCGctacatccatccatccatcttgACATTTTTTTCTTCACTCCCTTCGTGCTGGAATCTAACTCTGTGAACCTTGATTAGGTCGGTGGGTGGTGCCAGGTGTACGAGGGGCTGACACTGGTGACGGTCCGAGGCGCAGGGCACGAGGTTCCCCTGCACCGGCCGCGGCAGGGCCTGAAGCTGTTCGAGCACTTCCTGCGGGGTGAGCCCATGCCCAGGCCTGTAGATAGCGTCCAGTCGTTTTAGAACTGGTTGCTGTCTCCCCGCTTGGTGAAGGAGGAGACCTGGCTGCGCTGCGCATTCTTGTTGCTGTAAACTCATCCGTTGCCACATTTTACTGGCCAACGTGGTTTGCTTGTTCAATAATCAACATTAGGCCAGCCGTCACACTCCGCTGTTAGGATAGACTTTGCTGAAAATCAGAACGTAATGTTGCTCGTTTCAGTGAGCAGATTGGGTATTTAGCAATGTCTCGTTTTGACAGTAAACCATGCTTCAGTTTTTGTGATTTTTTTTTTCCGGTAGAAGGacgtttttttttgtttctgattctgtttttttttttggtttttttgGGAGAGAGATAAGATGAGATCCTGTACAGTCAGCTCCGTCACTGACGTGTGGGTCCAACCCCACACGTTAGTAACGAAGTTACGGTGCTGCGGTCAACGTCATGTCGAAATTTACTGCAAACAGGATAGACCATGATCTTAGGTGTAAACGAGTCTTTTATTTATCTTTAGACCATGATCTAACTATAGATTTGTTAGGTTTTTTATAAAGTTGCATGAGCTGGTTTAACTGTTAATTATAATATACGATTGGACCATATAATAGGTATACAAGACTCACACGCTTACACCTAAAATCTACTTACACAACAGTCACCTTGTGGCAGTAGTTCGCCACTAGGCAGTAACATAATCCAAATGAAAAAAAGATAGACAAAACAAAAGGAGAATTCTCTCTTGATGGATAAAAGGAATGCAACCATATCATTACCAAGTCGAACCATTTAAAATTTGACTATTTTTTTTAAATATATTGTCAACTATATTCATTATAGAATATGTTTTTATATAGTATGTATGGTATGGTAATGttatgtcggcgtttcggacccggtggaccctcaaccggaccgactagtgaattttgtgccgcgtgcccctgtccagatgagttgatgcaagatggaacacaagaggagggatgaggcttatattatcttgcaccggggtgcttgcagtaggggttacaagcttcgcgagagagggaTCGGGTCCTAGGTCTCCTGAGGAGTCTACTGTTGCGGAGTGGAGCTCGATGCTTGAGTGTGTCCGTCTCCGTCGTCCTTGCTGCCCGTGCCCCTCCTTTTCCTGAGAAGGCCAtgggcatccccttttatagatacaaggggatGGTCCAGCTATACATACGAGGGTgttgctatgtgctaacgtggcctgcGGAGAAGTGCTTgggccctgtagaagcgtagctggcggtgcggtCCTCGGTCCTGCTGatgtttctttgccttcgtagagagcttGAGGACTATTGACAtcatggacgcatgcggggaaccatcattacctgttgccggagtaatctagatgtgactccggtcttgttccttcgtagcctgaggcggctagctagaggtagggtaatgatgtatcccctgtagcgtagtcggtccgaggccgaggtcgggcgaggcggtgacttctcctaaggccgaggtcgaggtcgggcgaggcagagaccttctcccgaggccgaggccgagaccggggtcgggcgaggcggagaccttctcccgaggccgaggctgaggccggggtcgagcgaggcggagaccttctcccgaggcagaGGCTGAagccgaggcctagggtcgggcgaggcggagctccctgtcgcgcccgaggctgaactcgggagaagCCGTGACTCACTGTTGTTAGCCTTACCCTGGTGgtcggcacagtagtcggaacggggtgaatagtgttgttttcctatcagaacgatcagtaaaggggtgaagtgactgcggtcacttcgaccttgccaactgaggcgcgcgtgtcaggataaggtgtcaggcgatccttgcattaaatgcgcatgcgatacggtcgacgGTAAGACGATTTGGCCGGGGTTGCTATATGACAAAGTCtacccgagcttagcctcggacgagccgggggtgcgcccgctgcctgagggggccctcgggcgaggcgtaaatccgtccgggaccactgttcttgctcgaggtcgggctcgggcgagacgagatcgcatCCCTTGGCAGACGAGGTTTTAGCTTTGCGCGGTGCTTACCAGCTTTTACGGtctgttttgaagatgttttccagctatgcttaggagtattgggggtacccctaattacggtacccgacagtagcccccgagcctcaaagggagtgtaggcactcgcttggaggttctaccggattttttgcaaggggactagcctttcttggtcatattttgttctgatgggtgcgcgcgagcgcacccgtcaggtgtatcccccgaggcctcggaggagtggtttgactcctatgaggtcttaattcttcttgtgattcctcggtcggccttgttgttccctcatgcgcctggccgcagcccgggtgcatggtcaggctccgagtttttaagttggtttgttgacgtggtcaacaatttggccgtagcctggtgcgagagcagcctccgagcctctgcacggagcgagaggatgatCGAGGACTGTCTCagcttttattgtacgccccttcgtcgcctttccggaaggaggaggggggaacatgccatgttaccctcggtgggcgctgaacatggtgtttccagtgagttgctaacgggtaatccgagtggacgcccgagccccattcgataagggtcggctagtggcccagaggcgcgctccaaaagtacctgcaggtgatttgctggatccGGGCCCATctgatagggtctgagggctcggtgcctccctccggtgggattccattacaaaatcgttcccgctggtctcggaaatgtcttagggtacctcgggagcgtagcccgagccttggccgtGTAACGggcgtacctagggtcatccctgactctgcatgttctggggcggctgtcgaatcccttcgaggggccagccttcaaacccctaatcagtaaaaggctcggagcccgagtgctctggggcggtcgcCGAACCCCgcggggcgcaaccttcgaacccctgatcagtaggagggctcggggcccgtttccttcgttgCGAAGGACTCCTTCAAAATGTCCCGTTTCCCAATCCCtgcggagagagagaaagagaaagagaAAGGAAAGGAGATATTTCAAAacagtgtggcacaccttttttgaggcagtcatcatgacggaggtgaaacggtgCCCGTCCGCCTGCCAGTGGAGACATGTGTCCTGCCAGGGAGttgatgcgacgggacgggcgactcgcagggtatctgttgcgcgtgcgcgagctgttcgaggaatggaacacgggtgcgtcgtctttatgCTGTAGGAGAGGGCTCCCCCGCCgcttcaggggaggatgcgagcctgtaggtgggaCCAGGGCCTGATTGGTGGTTGGACCGCTGCCTCCGCCTGTTGCGGCAATTACCGCCGGTCCGCCTATGGTCATACCAGCCGTCGCGTCTATCCCCACGGCTGACTAACCCATGACCGCCgcacttaattggcactgttgggtcatgcgcggggctgcctcgagtcgctgcacggGTTCTGTAGTCCCGAGAAGACGCGACATTGGCGCATGTGGCGGTGTGGTTTCTCTGCACGCGGTAACCGGTGCACCGGTTACATGACAGgcgggcccgggcctccatgttggaccgcCAGTTGCAACAAAGCTGAGAAGGTGTACAACCGTGGGGCGGTTGCACGCTTCTTGCGTGGCGgcccgccctttcgaccgctggatTCGGCGAGGATGAGAGAGCGCTTACACGCGGGGTGGTTACATGCTTCGTGTGCGGCGATTCGCCATCTTCGCGTTGCGGGTCagtttgtatgacatgtgggacctagcccccatgtcgtagggcgagaaccctggagcacgtcgggggAGACTTCGCCCGCGATGTTTCAGGGCGTGAGTGGGGAGATCTGCCTATAAAAAGGGACCGATCTCCCGGGCAGTAACCATGCTTTGCTCCTCTCGTCTTCTTCGCGCCCCTCCAccttccgggcctccagatggggtgtgCCGGTGTTTtctggcgacctcaccgccggagAGCTCGTGCCCGTGGCGATGCCGGTGGTCTTGCCTTCTTCTTGCGGCTGTTTAGAGGAGTGCAACTCTGTGGGGGTTTGAGCTCTTCcgccattgctcggcttcaaggattttcatcatgcagcccgactgcattcccccaccaatggtcatccagaaggatgaccaccagcctcgtggtggggaagggcgagccgggctgtggcctccctgccgccctcagcttcaaggatgttcatcatccgtgttGGGGGCGAGGGCGAGCCGAGTTGGGGCcctgccttccgcatgggctggcgacccgcttcttcctccagcatttgggggagaagggcgttcaccagccttgcagaggaggcgaactgccacctgctgcctagtcagggtgtggcagtccgtccaccgcacgggcgacggtcgcgctgTGCGCAGGTTGGCCATGTCCACGGCCTGTCTTGTGCCGCCGGCCACGccggggggtcgtacaagacgtcgtacgccgcggggGCGGCGTCCGCATCCCTGGATGGccttgtcctcactcccgtagcgacgacgggagcgaggacctcctTGTGCGcgctggggcggccgccattcgccGGTGCGGCATTGGAGCGCAGGTGGCCGctatcgtcggtgctgaggtggtggtggccgccataggcccataggtgaggcttctcaccgcagaggtggttgcctctgcCGACGAGACCATCAGTGCCACCTGCGggcggacctccggctctttggctttaatagcttgtTCTCGCCCCCCGTGCGGGGACGCGGGTGAGGGCCTTTTCACAGTAGCGTTTGCCCTAGGGCAATCtttgctgctgtctagccgcccgaggcggaggtcgttgtcgctgctggtgtagTGGTCACCGGTGAGCCGCTTGGAGCTCGTTATCTTGCAGCCCTttcggtgtggaggtagttcattcctgcgggaatggagcTAGATCCCGTTTGATAAGGGAATGTAAGAGCAAAATGTAATTGCCTTAAGTACTAAGGCATCTGCTGCAGGTCGGAAAAaaccgccgagggtgctgccgacaTCCAAGTCTATGTAGCATAGTTGTCCCAAGTATGTGTGTTTGTTTTCTGTGGCtgccgaggcctgaacatttgggtatttgagtataaagccgtgtttctttcctcttatttcaagcattaggacttgttcggtagcagaatcacttatccgagcgtgagctacacttcgtggaaggtgatgagtgaggtatccgtatcccggaggcgtaggagtccctcggctcggtcggccttgccattcaaggtctctctcgtcgtttttaggattccgctaatgatatagtcgaaaggcacgaaggtcgttttggtggaaaacttttccgaggaaaattttgacgcagagggggttccccccttttcagaccccgaggcgaccgctcgggccgaGACCCTCGCAGAGGGCCTGGTCGTGGCCGACGGGTCTGCCCGGTCTGCCCAAGCCATGGACtcacagcagcgtgcccgagccgaaggtatgttttgcccgctttgTGACTTTGGTTTAGCTTCATCCTgctcctcgtgtctgaagaacaTCGTCTGGCTATCTTCAGGGTTTGAGGTGGCTCTtgacgagtccgtcaagaactgcaaggagcttgcccaggcggccgagcagaaagaggccgaccgcatggccatgtctgaggccatctcggccttctgtcggacctttggcctcgacgacgtcccctcaggtAGCTCTCCCCAGAGtctcctgcgggccttgggcggccacgtgtgcagcagactccgcggggcgctgcaccacggtgttaggcgggccttcgccgtctcgcttcccactacgacgtggatttggagcgggtcagcgagggctactgcctacctgatgacgaggacgccgccctaGCCGAGGTCCAAAGGCTTGATGCGGCTACCGAGGGCCCAGGCGCGGTGTTGGCTTCcttttttgaggtggagatccttccgcctaggtcaccgtccgaggccgggccagattccgccgcagGTAGGAAcggcgccgagggtgctgctcctccccctgccgacaccTGAGCTTGTGGGGAACAGTTTATTctaagtatgtgtatgtttctcgcggccgctgaggcctaaacattttcaaTGTTAGAGTATGAAGCTACGTTTTCTTTCCTCTagcttcgagcattaggacttgttcgtcggtagcagaatcacttatccgagcgtgagctacctttcgcggaaggtgatgagtgaggtatccgtatcccggaggcgtaagaatccctcggctcggtcggccttgccgctcaaggtctctctcgctcgtttttagggttccgttatcgatatagtcgaaagacacgaaagtcattttctacccgagcgttaggacttgttcagtAGCAGaaccacttatccgagcgtgagttacctttcatggaaggtgacgagtgaggtatccgtatcccggaggcgtaggagtccctcggctcggtcggccttgccgttcaaggtctctctcgctcgtttttaggattctgttatcgatatagtcgaaagtcgttttggtagaaaacctttccgaggaaaattttgacgcagagggggttccccccttctagcccccgaggggggtcggtttttgctgaggcaaggccgatcctcccttgTCAGCTAGACTTTTAATTGTACATGTAAAGGGAccgaggtacatgaacgacttgaaacactttaagggtaaaagcaacgtagttgttcgatgttccaagcacactttaagggtaaaagcaacgtagttgttcgatgttccaagcgttgttgtagacctcgccttgatcgttggccagcttgtatgttccgggcttcaagattttggcgatgatgaacggcccttcctagggaggagtaagcttgtggtgccctcaggcgtcttgtcgtagccgaagcaccaaatctcccacctggaagcctcggggccgaatccttcgggcgtggtagcgtcgcagagactgctgataccgcgctgagtgtagcaAGGCTACGTctcgagcctcttctagctggtccaatgaatcctctcgactggtctggttgttttggtcgtcgtatgcctttatcctcggggagccgtattctaagtccgtgggtaggatggcctcggccccatagactaggaaaaacggtgagaaacccgtggctcggctcggcgtcgtcctcagactccaaaccaccgagggtagctcttttaaccaccgcttgccaaacttgctgAGGTCGTTATAGATCCTTGGTTTTAgcccctgcaaaatcatgccattagcgcgctccacttgcccatttgtcattgggtgagctacggcggcctagtccacacggatgtggtggtcttcatagaaGTCTAGGAAccttttcccagtgaactgcgtgccattgtcgatgATGATAGAGTTTGGGATcccaaagcggtggatgatatttgtaaagaacgctaccgcctgcttggacctgatgctggttaagggtcggacttcgatccacttggagaatttgtcgatggcgaccagcaggtgcgtgaagcccccgggtgccttctgcaaggggccaacgaggtccagaccccacacagcgaacgaccaagtgataggtattgtttgtagagcctgAGCAGGTAGGTGTgtttgtctcgcgtagaattgacaccatcggcaggagcgtacaatcctagtggcgtcggccactgcggtcggccagtagaaaccttatcggaaagcgtttcctacgagggtccgaggtgccgcatggtgaccgcaagcccccgagtgtatttcttgtaacagctcttgtccttgggcgacggatatgcatcgttggagaatgcctgaaggggctgcggtggtacaactccttttcatcacccagcaaaacgaacgacttggcgtgccgagccagtcgccgagcttcggccttgtcgaggggcagctctccccggaggagatattctaggtacggggtctgccagtttgggactggtgtgaccccattccgctccacctcgacacgcagggcctcaccttcggcggccgagggtacctcgggctgggccgaggtctcctcgggttcgggcgcgtcattgagtttgacggatggttgatatatgtccctagagaagatattcgggggaaccgttgttcgtcctgaggctatcttagccagctcatctgtagtctcgttgtaccgtcgagcaacatggttgagttccagcccatagaacttatcttccaagcgccgaacttcgtcacagtaggcctccattttttggtcgcggcagtgagagtttttcatgacttggtcaataacgagctgtgagtcgccacgggcgtcgaggcgccgaacccctagctcgacagtgatgcgcaacccattaaccaaggcctcgtattcggccacgttgtttgacaccggaaaatggaggcgtattacATAACACACATGttctccgaggggtgagatgaagagcaagccgcggctgcttcggttttcatcaacgacccgttgaagtacatggtccaaagtttggcCTGGATTGGGGCCGTTGGCAACTGGGTGTTAGTCCATTCGGCCAGGAAGTCGGCCAAgatttgggattttatggccttccgaggggcaaatgaaagtgtttcccccatgagttccGCTGcctattttgctatcctacccgaggcctctcggcactagatgatctctcccagggggaaggatgacaccacagtcaccggatgagactcaaagtagtgtcgcagctttcgccgtgttagaatcactgtgtacagtagcttctggatttgcgggtagcggattttcgtCTCGGATAGCacgtcgctgatgaagtagactgacctctggatgagcagtgcatgcccttcttctcgtctctcgactacgaccgcagcgctgaccacctgagtagtTGCGGCgatgtaaatcaagagggcttctcccgtagCGGGGggaaccaagatgggcgcattagtaaggagtgcctttaagtttccgagggcttcttcggcctcaggagtccaagtgaagcgcttggctttccttaagaggtggtacaagggcaatcctttctcgccaaggcgcaagatgaagcggctcagagccgcaaggcatcccatgaccctttgtactccttttaaatctttgatgggtcccatgttggtgatggccgcgattttctctgggttggcctcgatgcctcgttcggagacgatgaaccctaggagcatgcctcgggggactccgaagacacacttctcggggttgagtttcacgctcttcgcttttaggcacctgaatgtcacctcaaggtcagagaggaggtcggaggctttccttgttttgacaacgatgtcaccgacgtaagcctcgaccgttctaccgatgtgctctccgaacacatggttcatgcacctttggtatgttgtgcctgcattcctcaaaccaaatggcatagtagtataacaatacatgccaaaaggtgtgataaaagaagtcgcgagctggtcggattctttcatcttaatttggtgatagcctgaataggcattgaggaaagacagggtttcgcacccagcggtggagtccacaatttgatcgatgcgaggcagagggtagggaaccttgggacatgctttatttagcccagtgtagtctacacacatcctccacctcccaccttttttcttcacaagtacagggttagctaaccattctgggtggaatacctctttgatgaaccctgcagccattagcttgtggacctccttgtaggaaacgggtgacgcctaagagggggggtgaattaggacttctaaaacttttactaaactagtccA of Zea mays cultivar B73 chromosome 8, Zm-B73-REFERENCE-NAM-5.0, whole genome shotgun sequence contains these proteins:
- the LOC100273202 gene encoding serine carboxypeptidase 2 isoform X2; translation: MATAAVLAATLALFLRAAAATAATAAAEADRIGRLPGQPPVNFSMYSGYVTVDAAAGRALFYWFIEAAGVPAESAPLVLWLNGGPGCSSVGYGASEELGAFRINADGRTLYLNPYPWNKVANMLFLDSPAGVGYSYSNSTSDLYTAGDNKTAHDSYNFLVNWLERFPQYKHRDFYITGESYAGHYVPQLSQLVYRNNKGIEKPILNFKGFMVGNAVIDDYHDFIGTFEYLWTHGLISDETYEKLRLACQFDVSEHASKECNKVFDIAEAEEGNIDAYSIYTPTCKKTSLHKRRLIRGRTVLRDPVYDFWKDSPRSMLPIYRELIAAGIRIWVFSGDADSVVPLTATRYSIDALFLPTITNWYPWYDDEEVGGWCQVYEGLTLVTVRGAGHEVPLHRPRQGLKLFEHFLRGEPMPRPVDSVQSF
- the LOC100273202 gene encoding serine carboxypeptidase 2 isoform X1; the encoded protein is MATAAVLAATLALFLRAAAATAATAAAEADRIGRLPGQPPVNFSMYSGYVTVDAAAGRALFYWFIEAAGVPAESAPLVLWLNGGPGCSSVGYGASEELGAFRINADGRTLYLNPYPWNKVANMLFLDSPAGVGYSYSNSTSDLYTAGDNKTAHDSYNFLVNWLERFPQYKHRDFYITGESYAGHYVPQLSQLVYRNNKGIEKPILNFKGFMVGNAVIDDYHDFIGTFEYLWTHGLISDETYEKLRLACQFDVSEHASKECNKVFDIAEAEEGNIDAYSIYTPTCKKTSLHKRRLIRGRTVLRPGCPEGTIPARRSTPRSTTTYLRCRELCMPMSPEYRIPGDPVYDFWKDSPRSMLPIYRELIAAGIRIWVFSGDADSVVPLTATRYSIDALFLPTITNWYPWYDDEEVGGWCQVYEGLTLVTVRGAGHEVPLHRPRQGLKLFEHFLRGEPMPRPVDSVQSF
- the LOC100273202 gene encoding Serine carboxypeptidase 2 precursor, translating into MATAAVLAATLALFLRAAAATAATAAAEADRIGRLPGQPPVNFSMYSGYVTVDAAAGRALFYWFIEAAGVPAESAPLVLWLNGGPGCSSVGYGASEELGAFRINADGRTLYLNPYPWNKVANMLFLDSPAGVGYSYSNSTSDLYTAGDNKTAHDSYNFLVNWLERFPQYKHRDFYITGESYAGHYVPQLSQLVYRNNKGIEKPILNFKGFMVGNAVIDDYHDFIGTFEYLWTHGLISDETYEKLRLACQFDVSEHASKECNKVFDIAEAEEGNIDAYSIYTPTCKKTSLHKRRLIRGRTPWLPRGYDPCTEKYSTKYYNLPEVQRALHANVTGIPYPWVTCSDPVYDFWKDSPRSMLPIYRELIAAGIRIWVFSGDADSVVPLTATRYSIDALFLPTITNWYPWYDDEEVGGWCQVYEGLTLVTVRGAGHEVPLHRPRQGLKLFEHFLRGEPMPRPVDSVQSF